A region of the Nitrospinota bacterium genome:
AAACCGACAGCAAGGGTGTGCGCGGCAGGATCACGTTGCGGATGGACAAGCCGCCAAAATCCGGATTTATGGAAAGCTTTCTTGCCGCGTGCCCATCGGCCGCAGGCCTGGCGGCGGTCCATCACGGCGAAATTTCCAGGCTTGGGGAAACAAACCTTTCAATGGAAACGGCGGGAGGGATGGAATTGACCTCCGGCCCCACGGTCTTCAGCCAGGTGAATCCATTGCAGAACGTACGGATCGTTGAAAAAGTATTGGAGCTTGCCGCCGCCGGCGAGGGCGGAAACGCTCTGGACCTTTATTGCGGCATGGGGAACATAAGCCTGCCTATGGCCGCATCGGGAGCGGCTGTCACCGGGGTGGAGTCATCCCGCGAGGCGGTGATATGCGCCGCTTCCAACGCGGAGAGGCTTTCAATCCGCACCGCGGGATTCGTCGAAGGGGACTCGACACCGGCCGCAAACCGCATGGCCGATGAGGACCTGAAGTTTTCCGTGGTGGTGATCAATCCGCCGCGGGCGGGGGCCAGGGAAGCCCTTGGCGCGGTGGCCCGGCTTTCGCGGGGCCGCATAGTCTATGTTTCGTGCGATCCGGCCACGCTGGCTCGTGACGCGGCGGAACTTTCAAAAGCGGGGTTTGCCATGGTCTCGGCCTCCCCCTTCGATATGTTCCCGCACACATCCCATCTGGAGACCGTGGCGCTTTTTGAGAGGTCCTGAAGGTTTATGGGGGATGTCAAATAAATAATTGATATAAAAGGCATAGTAATAATATAATTGTTTGGCCGATTATGGAGTAAAGATAATCCGCGATTAGCCGATATAGATATTGACAGATTACACGCAAAGGTGTAATTTCAAGATGAAGAAAAGAGATGTTGACCGGATGTTGGCATCGCTGGGATACACATTGCTCAAGGGAGGAATGCGTGGCGGAATTCATGACAAATGGGTGAACGCCAATGGGAAATACCCGGTATCCGTGCCCAGACACGGTGAAATAGGCGAGGGTCTGGCTTTCCGGATTATCAAGAGCGCACGATCGAACAAGGACAAGTGACATGTGGATCAAGGGAAAATTATCAAAAGACGGCCGGTTCTGGATGGTGGAATTCCCGGAACTGGACGCGTGCACACAAGGTCATAACAAAGCTGAAGCTTATGAAATGGCCAAAGACCTTCTTGAAGGTCTGGCGGAGGCCTATGGATTCGATCTGGATATAACCGTGGCGCCTGTAGAGAATGACATTATTTTGGCCGGCTCTGAAAATAAAAAGGATTTTGTGGCATTTGTGCTTCACAGGTTAAGGGACGCGGCTGGTCTCACTTTGGAGGATGTGACCCAAAAGCTCGGGGCCAAGTCTCTCAACGCTTATGCCAGGTATGAACAGGGACGGAGCGAGCCGACGGTCTCAAAGATTGAGGAACTTGTTTCCGCCATAACCGATGCGCCTTTCGCTTTTTATTATGGCGGAGCCGCAGTGATGAAAACCGCGGAATTGGCTCATTCGAGGTGACAAAGGCCCCCCCTTTCACCCTTCCCTTGCCGCCTCGATGACGTTTTCGATCACGTAATCTAGCTTTTCATCCAATCCTATCCATAACGGCAGCCGCACGAGCCGCTCGCTTAGTGAATCCGTGTTGACCATGGATCCGTGGACGCGTCCCAGTCTTCTGCCCGCTGGCGAGCTGTGCAACGGGACGTAGTGGAACGCGGTGTTTATCCCCCGCTCCTTGAGCCGGGCCATGAACCTGGTCCGTTTGGCAATGTCCGGCAGCAGTATGTAATACATGTGCGCGTTGTGCGAGCAATGCCCCGGGATCACCGGCCTGCGGAGCAGTTCCTCTTTTTCCAGGCTTTCCAGCGCATCGTGATACACGCTCCAGATGGCCAGCCGCTTGCCGGTTATCTCGTCGGCGTGCTCCATCTGGCCCCATAAAAACGCCGCCATAAGCTCGCCTGGCAGGTATGATGAACCGATGTCCACCCATGTGTACTTGTCCAGCTGCCCCCGGAAGAACTTGCTGCGGTTGGTCCCCTTTTCGCGGATTATCTCGGCCCGTTCGATGAATTCCGGATCATTCACCGCCAAGGCTCCCCCCTCGCCGCAGATGATATTCTTGGTCTCATGGAAACTTATGCAGCCCAAACTTCCAAGCCCGCCCAATGGCCGGTCCTTGTATGAAGCCATGATCCCCTGCGCCGCGTCCTCGATCACATGGATGCCCCGTCTTTTGCCGATTTCCAATATCGGGTCCATCTCGCACCCCACCCCGGCGTAATGGACCGGGACGATGGCTTTTGTTTTCGGTGTGATGGCAGCCTCGATTTTGTTTTCGTCCATGTTCAGCGTGTCCTCCCGGATGTCCATGAACACCGGGACGCCCCCGCGCAACACGAAAGCGTTGGCGGTGGAGACGAAGGTGTACGAAGGCATTATCACCTCGTCGCCCGGCTGTATGCCGGCCAGGATGGCCGCCATTTCCAGCGCGGCGGTGCAGGAATGGGTGAGAAACGCCGCCTGGCACGAGACACGCTCCGCCAGCCATTCAGAGCATTTTTTGGTGAACGGCCCGTCCCCGGAAAGATGGCCTCCAGACTGGGCCATGGAGATGTAGTGAAGTTCCTTGCCCGCCATGTAGGGCATGTTGAAGGGGATTTCCGGTTTGTCCACGCGCCGGCGCTCTTTACGTTATTTGTTAAGGACGGATTGTATCATTATTTTGATTGGAGCGCGGCGTAGCGCGGCCACAGCGAAAAGGCGCTCCAAAGGGAAAAGGAGCTTTCCAATCAGTCCGCGGGTTCCACGTCGCGCCGGTCCAGCCGTTCAGAAAGGTCCACAACGCTCATCCCCTCCAGGCCGACGCCGATGGCGCGGCGGGCGGTGGCGAACAACAGGGGCATCTCTCCATCGTCCGTCTCAAACGGCGGCGTTTCCAGCGCTCCGCCGGAAACGTGGCTAATCACGTCCGCCACCCTTATTTCGTCCGGCGGCCGGGCCGGAAGGAATTTGCCGCTTTCCCCCTCTATGGAGGATACAAAGCCGCCCTCTTCCAGTTTTCCGGCAATTGTCCTGTATAACTCGGCGGTCACGCCGAATCTGATCATCGCGTCTTCCGGGGAAAGAGGCCCGGCGCCAGCGTTGAACCTGCGCGCGGACTCGGCCAGGATCAGAAGGGAGTAATATGTGATATATCCGCTTTTGTCACCCCCGGCCGCCTCTTTTGCCTCCATCTCCTTTGGATACTGGATGGCGTATGCGATCACCGAGCCTAGCAGGATGATAAGCCAAGTGACGTACAGCCATAAAAGAAAAGTGGGCAATATGGCCAGCGCGCCATAGACCTCGGTGTAGTTGGCGAAGTTTCGCAGGTAATAGTTGAAGACGAGCTTGGCCAGTTCGAAAAGGGTGCCGGCGGTGATGGCTCCGGCCCATGCCGGGGCCATGTTCACGGTTGTGTAGGGGATCAATTTGTATATGAGGAAAAACGCCGCCCACGTCAGCGCATAAGGGGTGAACTTGAGTACGAACCCTTGCGCGTAGGAATATTCCGCCCAGGCGCGGCTCATCACGATGGAGTGGACCGAGGCTGTGACGATCACCGATGCGGCGATGAGCACCGGGGAGAATGTCAGCGCGCTCCAGTACGCCACGAACTGGCTGAAAAGCGGCCTGCTCCTGCCAACACGCCAGATCATGTTAAACGAGGATTCCACCGTGCTCATCACCCACACCCCAAGGAGGGCCAGCGATATGACGCCGAAAATGGAGACCGACGCCGCGTTTCTGGCGAACGTGTTGATATTTTTTTCTATCACCATCGCAAGTTCGGGGTTTGGCAGCACCCGCTCGAAGACAAAGCGCAAGGTTGCGTCCCGCGAAAAATCGAAGGATGTGATCACGGAAAGCGAGATGGCGGCAAGTGGCGCCAGGGCCAGAAGCGTGGTGTACGCCAGCGAGGCGGCGTAAGTGGGGCAGCTGTCGTTCCAGAACTTTTCGGCTATCTCATA
Encoded here:
- a CDS encoding class I SAM-dependent RNA methyltransferase produces the protein MTPNLIELTIDSLAFGGAGVGRRDGKAVFVHRAYPGDVTQVRVEKEKKRYAEAALVKIISPSPSRQPPPCPLAPDCGGCVWMGLEYQEQLKWKQTILKEQLRRIGGLDVAVGQTTPSPLQLGYRARIRLKTAVDGGHVAVGYQRHHSNDIVDVAGCPVANPLVNAILKQAAAFLKTSPDQAASVSGMDIETDSKGVRGRITLRMDKPPKSGFMESFLAACPSAAGLAAVHHGEISRLGETNLSMETAGGMELTSGPTVFSQVNPLQNVRIVEKVLELAAAGEGGNALDLYCGMGNISLPMAASGAAVTGVESSREAVICAASNAERLSIRTAGFVEGDSTPAANRMADEDLKFSVVVINPPRAGAREALGAVARLSRGRIVYVSCDPATLARDAAELSKAGFAMVSASPFDMFPHTSHLETVALFERS
- a CDS encoding type II toxin-antitoxin system HicA family toxin → MKKRDVDRMLASLGYTLLKGGMRGGIHDKWVNANGKYPVSVPRHGEIGEGLAFRIIKSARSNKDK
- a CDS encoding helix-turn-helix domain-containing protein gives rise to the protein MWIKGKLSKDGRFWMVEFPELDACTQGHNKAEAYEMAKDLLEGLAEAYGFDLDITVAPVENDIILAGSENKKDFVAFVLHRLRDAAGLTLEDVTQKLGAKSLNAYARYEQGRSEPTVSKIEELVSAITDAPFAFYYGGAAVMKTAELAHSR
- the rffA gene encoding dTDP-4-amino-4,6-dideoxygalactose transaminase — protein: MPYMAGKELHYISMAQSGGHLSGDGPFTKKCSEWLAERVSCQAAFLTHSCTAALEMAAILAGIQPGDEVIMPSYTFVSTANAFVLRGGVPVFMDIREDTLNMDENKIEAAITPKTKAIVPVHYAGVGCEMDPILEIGKRRGIHVIEDAAQGIMASYKDRPLGGLGSLGCISFHETKNIICGEGGALAVNDPEFIERAEIIREKGTNRSKFFRGQLDKYTWVDIGSSYLPGELMAAFLWGQMEHADEITGKRLAIWSVYHDALESLEKEELLRRPVIPGHCSHNAHMYYILLPDIAKRTRFMARLKERGINTAFHYVPLHSSPAGRRLGRVHGSMVNTDSLSERLVRLPLWIGLDEKLDYVIENVIEAAREG
- a CDS encoding YihY family inner membrane protein, which gives rise to MTNNRLSPDNDKRPKTGAMRTAGRLLYEIAEKFWNDSCPTYAASLAYTTLLALAPLAAISLSVITSFDFSRDATLRFVFERVLPNPELAMVIEKNINTFARNAASVSIFGVISLALLGVWVMSTVESSFNMIWRVGRSRPLFSQFVAYWSALTFSPVLIAASVIVTASVHSIVMSRAWAEYSYAQGFVLKFTPYALTWAAFFLIYKLIPYTTVNMAPAWAGAITAGTLFELAKLVFNYYLRNFANYTEVYGALAILPTFLLWLYVTWLIILLGSVIAYAIQYPKEMEAKEAAGGDKSGYITYYSLLILAESARRFNAGAGPLSPEDAMIRFGVTAELYRTIAGKLEEGGFVSSIEGESGKFLPARPPDEIRVADVISHVSGGALETPPFETDDGEMPLLFATARRAIGVGLEGMSVVDLSERLDRRDVEPAD